In one Streptomyces sp. NBC_01241 genomic region, the following are encoded:
- a CDS encoding dienelactone hydrolase family protein: protein MRFTSEQRLDDGVLEREFTLGEIPGILWTSGSAPAPLILIGHNGGLHKRESRLVARARHSAAEYGYAVAAIDHPGHGDRPRSAVDEQARADLRRAMAAGEPVDEIFESFIVPLVEKAVPEWQTTLDALLSLPEIGGPVGYSGMTAIGIRLAVVEPRISAAGFFAGGFVPRAQRDEARQVTIPLQFLLQWDDEGNDRQSALDLFDAFGTKEKTLHANMGGHAGTPWFEVDDRDRFFARHLK from the coding sequence ATGCGTTTTACTTCCGAACAGCGCCTCGACGACGGCGTCCTCGAACGCGAATTCACCCTCGGCGAGATCCCCGGCATCCTGTGGACGTCTGGATCCGCACCAGCCCCGCTGATCCTGATCGGCCACAACGGCGGCTTGCACAAGCGGGAATCGCGGCTGGTGGCCCGGGCCCGGCACTCCGCGGCGGAGTACGGCTACGCGGTGGCTGCCATCGACCACCCCGGGCATGGCGACCGGCCCCGTTCCGCCGTCGATGAGCAGGCTCGCGCCGACCTCCGCCGGGCAATGGCGGCCGGCGAGCCCGTCGACGAGATCTTCGAGTCCTTCATCGTCCCGCTGGTCGAAAAGGCGGTCCCGGAATGGCAGACCACCCTGGACGCCCTCCTTTCGCTGCCCGAGATCGGCGGCCCGGTCGGGTACTCGGGGATGACCGCCATCGGGATTCGGCTGGCGGTGGTCGAGCCGCGCATCTCGGCCGCCGGTTTCTTCGCCGGGGGTTTCGTGCCCCGCGCCCAGCGCGATGAGGCCCGGCAGGTCACCATCCCGCTGCAGTTCCTGCTGCAGTGGGACGACGAAGGGAACGACCGGCAGTCGGCCCTGGACCTGTTCGACGCCTTCGGTACCAAGGAGAAGACGCTGCACGCCAATATGGGCGGGCACGCCGGCACCCCGTGGTTCGAGGTGGACGACCGGGACCGGTTCTTCGCCCGGCACCTGAAGTGA
- a CDS encoding AMP-dependent synthetase/ligase, which produces MAAAPLVGGLADVVFDYAEQDPDRVALGRKDTSGRWRDVTAATFRDEVLALAKGLIAHGVRFGDRVALMSRTRYEWTLFDFALWTVGARSVPVYPTSSAEQVLWMLHDADVSAVMVEHEDHAMTIASVIDQLPGLKRLWQLDADAVNELLDAGAQIEDEVVHRHRRAVTPESVATIIYTSGTTGRPKGCVITHANFMFETDTMASRWESVFHSKPGDEAATLLFLPLAHVFGRMVEVAAVRGRVKLGHQPELSAKALMPDLVSFRPTFILAVPYIFEKVFHGARRKAEAEGRAGAFDKAVDIAVKYAEAVEARAFGTGPGPSAGLRMQHQFFDKIVYRKVREAMGGRIRHAMSGGSGMERQLGLFFAGAGVTVYEGYGLTESTAAATANPPERTRYGTVGQPIPGTTVHIAEDGEVWVHGDNVFAGYLGAPEATAAVLREGWLATGDLGALDEDGYLTITGRKKEILVTSGGKSVSPTGLEERVRAHPLVAQCIVVGNDRPYVAALVTVDHESVDHWLAIQGRAPLRPAELVRDPDLEMEVRRAVVAANTAVSQAESIRTFRILAHPFSEEHGLLTPSLKLKRKAIETAYAAEVDALYR; this is translated from the coding sequence ATGGCGGCCGCGCCCCTCGTAGGCGGGCTGGCCGATGTGGTGTTCGACTACGCCGAGCAAGATCCGGACCGGGTCGCGCTCGGCCGAAAAGACACGAGCGGACGCTGGCGGGATGTCACCGCGGCGACGTTCCGCGACGAGGTGCTGGCGCTCGCCAAGGGCCTGATCGCGCACGGCGTCAGATTCGGCGACCGGGTGGCCCTGATGTCGCGGACGCGCTACGAGTGGACGCTCTTCGACTTCGCGCTGTGGACGGTCGGCGCCCGGTCCGTACCGGTCTATCCGACGTCCTCGGCCGAGCAGGTCCTCTGGATGCTGCACGACGCCGATGTGTCCGCCGTCATGGTCGAGCACGAGGACCACGCGATGACGATCGCGTCGGTGATCGACCAGCTGCCCGGGCTCAAGCGGCTCTGGCAGCTGGACGCCGACGCGGTGAACGAGCTGCTCGACGCGGGCGCCCAGATCGAGGACGAGGTGGTGCACCGCCACCGGCGCGCGGTGACGCCCGAGTCGGTGGCGACGATCATCTACACCTCAGGGACGACGGGACGCCCCAAGGGCTGTGTGATCACGCACGCCAACTTCATGTTCGAGACGGACACCATGGCCTCGCGCTGGGAGTCGGTCTTCCACTCCAAGCCGGGCGACGAGGCGGCCACCCTCCTCTTCCTGCCGCTGGCGCATGTCTTCGGCCGGATGGTGGAGGTCGCCGCGGTCCGCGGCCGGGTGAAGCTGGGCCACCAGCCGGAGCTGTCCGCGAAGGCCCTGATGCCGGATCTGGTGTCGTTCCGGCCGACGTTCATCCTGGCGGTGCCGTACATCTTCGAGAAGGTCTTCCACGGCGCCCGGCGCAAGGCCGAGGCGGAGGGCCGGGCCGGGGCGTTCGACAAGGCCGTGGACATCGCGGTGAAGTACGCCGAGGCGGTGGAGGCGCGAGCGTTCGGGACCGGTCCCGGGCCGTCCGCCGGGCTGCGGATGCAGCACCAGTTCTTCGACAAGATCGTGTACCGGAAGGTGCGCGAGGCGATGGGCGGCCGGATCCGGCACGCCATGTCCGGCGGTTCGGGCATGGAGCGGCAGCTGGGGCTGTTCTTCGCGGGCGCGGGCGTCACCGTGTACGAGGGGTACGGGCTGACCGAGTCGACCGCGGCGGCGACCGCCAATCCGCCGGAGCGCACCCGGTACGGCACGGTCGGGCAGCCGATCCCCGGCACGACCGTGCACATCGCGGAGGACGGCGAGGTGTGGGTGCACGGCGACAATGTGTTCGCGGGCTATCTCGGTGCCCCGGAGGCCACCGCCGCGGTGTTGCGGGAGGGCTGGCTGGCCACCGGGGACCTGGGGGCGCTCGACGAGGACGGCTATCTGACGATCACGGGGCGGAAGAAGGAGATCCTGGTGACGTCGGGCGGCAAGAGCGTGTCGCCGACCGGTCTGGAGGAGCGGGTGCGGGCGCATCCGCTGGTCGCGCAGTGCATCGTGGTCGGCAACGACCGGCCCTACGTCGCCGCGCTCGTCACGGTCGACCACGAGTCGGTGGACCACTGGCTCGCCATACAGGGGCGGGCGCCCCTGCGGCCGGCGGAGCTGGTGCGGGATCCGGACCTGGAGATGGAGGTCCGGCGTGCGGTGGTCGCCGCCAATACGGCGGTGTCACAGGCCGAGTCGATCCGTACGTTCCGGATCCTGGCGCATCCGTTCAGCGAGGAGCACGGCCTGCTCACGCCGTCGCTGAAGCTGAAGCGCAAGGCGATCGAGACGGCGTACGCGGCGGAGGTCGACGCCCTGTACCGCTGA
- a CDS encoding LysR family transcriptional regulator has product MYDPAQLRTFLAVAQTLSFTRAARRLGVRQSTVSQHVRRLEDATGRQLFTRDTHRVDLTLDGEAMLGFARTILEAHERAAAFFTGTRLRGRLRFGASEDFVLTRLPEILEWFRRDHPEVELELTVELSGTLHQRLAAGRLDLVLAKRRVGDTHGELVWQDALTWIGAPQLRFDPDGPVPLVLFPPPGITRARALEVLEEHGRAWRVACTSTSLSGLIAAARAGLGVMAHSRGLIPPGLVPVPARAGLPELGEVDFVLLHGHRRGRAQEAADALAAAILAGGDRLIRGPIPP; this is encoded by the coding sequence ATGTACGACCCCGCGCAGCTCCGTACCTTTCTCGCTGTCGCCCAGACCCTGAGCTTCACCCGGGCCGCCCGCCGGCTGGGGGTCCGGCAGTCCACGGTGAGCCAGCATGTGCGGCGCCTTGAGGATGCGACGGGACGGCAGCTGTTCACCCGGGACACGCACCGGGTCGATCTCACCCTGGACGGTGAGGCGATGCTCGGTTTCGCCCGGACGATACTTGAGGCCCATGAGCGGGCGGCAGCCTTCTTCACCGGCACGCGGCTGCGCGGGCGGCTGCGGTTCGGGGCGTCCGAGGACTTCGTGCTGACGCGGCTGCCGGAGATCCTGGAGTGGTTCCGCCGCGACCACCCGGAGGTCGAGCTGGAGCTGACGGTGGAGCTCTCCGGGACGCTGCACCAGCGGCTCGCGGCGGGCCGGCTCGATCTGGTGCTCGCCAAGCGGCGCGTCGGCGACACGCACGGGGAGCTGGTCTGGCAGGACGCGCTGACCTGGATCGGCGCTCCGCAGCTGCGGTTCGACCCGGACGGTCCGGTTCCGCTGGTCCTCTTCCCGCCACCGGGCATCACCCGGGCCCGCGCCCTGGAGGTCCTGGAGGAGCACGGCCGGGCCTGGCGGGTCGCCTGTACGAGCACCAGCCTGAGCGGGCTGATCGCGGCGGCCCGTGCGGGACTGGGCGTGATGGCTCACAGCCGTGGGCTGATCCCGCCGGGTCTGGTGCCGGTGCCGGCCAGGGCGGGGCTGCCGGAGCTGGGCGAGGTGGACTTCGTCCTGCTGCATGGCCACCGCCGGGGCAGGGCGCAGGAGGCCGCGGACGCCCTGGCGGCGGCGATCCTGGCGGGTGGCGACCGGCTGATCCGCGGACCAATCCCCCCGTAA
- a CDS encoding bile acid:sodium symporter family protein, whose protein sequence is MSRRTLKLPSWVPIDPYIMALIGTVVFAAVLPASGTAAEVAGGASTGAVALLFFLYGARLSTAEALDGLKHWRLHLTVLVCTFVAFPLLGLAGKGLVPYVLTPQLYSGFLFLCLVPSTIQSSIAFTSIARGNVPAAICAGSFSSIAGIFLTPLLAAALLGNNGGGFSADALLKIGVQLLLPFVAGQLLRRWIGGFLTRHKKVLGHVDRGSILLVVYTAFSEGMVAGIWHQVTPARLGALLGAEAVLLALMLMLTWYGTKRLGFDRGDRIAIQFAGSKKSLAAGLPMASVLFGAQASLAVLPLMLFHQMQLMVCAVIAKRRSRDPLEEIQEDGVVAREPAAVS, encoded by the coding sequence ATGAGCCGCCGCACCCTGAAACTTCCGTCCTGGGTGCCGATCGACCCGTACATCATGGCGCTGATCGGCACGGTTGTATTCGCGGCGGTACTGCCGGCGTCGGGGACCGCCGCGGAGGTGGCGGGCGGTGCGTCGACCGGAGCCGTCGCCCTGCTCTTCTTCCTGTACGGGGCCCGGCTCTCCACCGCCGAGGCGCTCGACGGACTCAAGCACTGGCGGCTCCATCTCACCGTCCTGGTCTGTACCTTCGTGGCCTTCCCGCTGCTCGGACTGGCGGGCAAGGGGCTGGTTCCGTACGTCCTGACGCCGCAGCTCTACAGCGGCTTCCTCTTCCTCTGCCTCGTCCCCTCGACGATCCAGTCGTCGATCGCCTTCACCTCGATCGCCCGCGGCAATGTGCCCGCGGCGATCTGCGCGGGCTCCTTCTCCTCGATCGCCGGAATCTTCCTCACCCCGCTGCTCGCCGCGGCGCTGCTCGGCAACAACGGCGGCGGATTCTCGGCGGACGCGCTGCTGAAGATCGGGGTCCAGCTGCTGTTGCCGTTCGTCGCGGGGCAGCTGCTGCGCCGTTGGATCGGCGGCTTCCTCACCCGTCACAAGAAGGTCCTCGGCCATGTCGACCGCGGCTCGATCCTGCTCGTCGTCTACACGGCGTTCAGTGAGGGCATGGTCGCGGGCATCTGGCACCAGGTCACCCCGGCCAGGCTCGGCGCGCTGCTCGGCGCCGAAGCGGTGCTGCTCGCGCTGATGCTGATGCTGACCTGGTACGGGACGAAGCGGCTCGGCTTCGACCGCGGGGACCGGATCGCCATCCAGTTCGCCGGCTCGAAGAAGAGCCTGGCCGCCGGGCTGCCGATGGCGAGCGTCCTGTTCGGGGCGCAGGCGTCCCTCGCCGTGCTGCCGTTGATGCTCTTCCACCAGATGCAGCTGATGGTGTGCGCGGTGATCGCCAAGCGGCGCTCGCGCGACCCGCTGGAGGAAATCCAGGAAGACGGCGTGGTGGCACGGGAGCCGGCCGCGGTGAGCTGA
- the fdhD gene encoding formate dehydrogenase accessory sulfurtransferase FdhD has product MGRVTERRRTIRVRDGAVSTRPDTLVAEEPLEIRLNGRPLAITMRTPGDDFALAAGFLVSEGVIGDGSEVQSIVYCAGATADGVNTYNVVDVRLAPGVPVPDITLERNVYTTSSCGLCGKASLDAVRTTTRHPIADTPPVRVEPALLAVLPDRLRAAQQVFDRTGGLHAAALFSETGELLDVREDVGRHNAVDKLVGRALTDHRLPLSRAILLVSGRASFELAQKAVMAGIPMLAAVSAPSSLAVDLAAETGLTLVGFLRGPSMNVYAGEHRITLAATIGQD; this is encoded by the coding sequence ATGGGACGGGTCACCGAGCGCCGCCGCACCATCCGTGTCCGGGACGGGGCGGTCTCCACGCGCCCCGACACGCTCGTCGCCGAGGAGCCCCTGGAGATCCGGCTGAACGGCAGGCCACTCGCCATCACGATGCGCACGCCGGGCGACGACTTCGCGCTGGCGGCGGGCTTCCTGGTGAGCGAGGGCGTGATCGGTGACGGCTCCGAGGTCCAGTCGATCGTCTACTGCGCCGGGGCCACGGCGGACGGCGTGAACACGTACAACGTCGTGGACGTGAGGCTCGCGCCCGGTGTCCCGGTTCCCGACATCACCCTCGAACGCAATGTGTACACCACGTCGTCCTGCGGGCTGTGCGGCAAGGCGAGCCTCGACGCGGTACGCACCACGACCCGGCATCCGATCGCCGACACTCCCCCGGTCCGGGTCGAACCCGCGCTGCTCGCCGTCCTCCCCGACCGGCTGCGGGCCGCGCAACAGGTCTTCGACCGGACCGGGGGCCTGCACGCGGCGGCGCTGTTCTCAGAGACGGGCGAACTGCTCGACGTCCGGGAGGACGTCGGCCGGCACAACGCGGTCGACAAGCTGGTCGGCCGGGCCCTGACCGACCATCGGCTGCCGCTGTCCCGGGCGATCCTGCTGGTGTCGGGGCGGGCCTCGTTCGAACTGGCCCAGAAGGCGGTGATGGCCGGGATCCCGATGCTCGCGGCGGTCTCGGCGCCGTCGTCACTCGCCGTCGATCTGGCGGCCGAGACCGGACTGACCCTGGTCGGTTTCCTGCGGGGCCCTTCCATGAACGTGTACGCGGGTGAGCACCGGATCACCCTGGCGGCGACGATCGGCCAGGACTGA
- a CDS encoding beta-ketoacyl-ACP synthase III, with protein sequence MTGSRVVALGHYQPAKVLTNDDLAAMVDTSDEWITSRVGIKTRHVGGPDEPVDEMAAHAGGKALAAAGLRPAEVDLVLVATSTAIDRSPSMSARVAARLGMGSPAVMDINVVCSGFTHALAAADHAVRAGAAERVLVIGADKMADIADWTDRSTCVLLGDGAGAAVVVADPGGGDGPGIGPVLWGSVPEMGNAVRIEGTPPRFAQEGQSVYRWATTQLPPIARKVCEKAGVAPEDLAAVVLHQANLRIIEPVARKIGAVNAVIARDVVDSGNTSAASIPMALSKLVERGEVHSGAPVLLFGFGGNLSYAGQVIRCP encoded by the coding sequence ATGACCGGCTCACGTGTCGTGGCGCTCGGCCACTATCAGCCCGCCAAGGTGCTCACCAACGACGATCTGGCGGCCATGGTCGACACCAGCGACGAGTGGATCACCAGCCGCGTAGGCATCAAGACCCGCCACGTCGGAGGCCCTGACGAGCCGGTGGACGAGATGGCCGCGCACGCGGGGGGCAAGGCGCTCGCCGCGGCGGGGCTGCGGCCCGCCGAGGTCGATCTGGTGCTGGTCGCCACCTCCACCGCGATCGACCGCTCGCCGAGCATGTCGGCGCGGGTCGCCGCCCGGCTAGGCATGGGCTCGCCCGCGGTCATGGACATCAACGTGGTCTGCTCCGGATTCACCCACGCCCTCGCCGCCGCCGACCACGCGGTCCGGGCGGGCGCGGCCGAGCGCGTCCTCGTCATCGGCGCCGACAAGATGGCCGACATCGCGGACTGGACCGACCGCAGCACCTGCGTCCTGCTCGGTGACGGAGCCGGCGCGGCGGTCGTCGTCGCGGACCCGGGCGGCGGGGACGGTCCCGGGATCGGCCCCGTCCTGTGGGGTTCGGTGCCGGAGATGGGCAACGCGGTGCGGATCGAGGGGACGCCCCCGCGCTTCGCGCAGGAAGGGCAGTCCGTATACCGCTGGGCCACCACGCAGCTGCCGCCCATCGCCCGCAAGGTGTGCGAAAAGGCAGGTGTGGCCCCCGAGGATCTGGCCGCGGTCGTGCTGCATCAGGCCAATCTGCGGATCATCGAACCCGTCGCCAGGAAGATCGGCGCGGTCAACGCGGTCATCGCCCGGGATGTCGTGGATTCCGGCAATACGTCCGCGGCGTCCATCCCGATGGCCCTGTCCAAGCTGGTGGAACGCGGCGAGGTGCACAGCGGCGCGCCGGTGCTGCTTTTCGGCTTCGGCGGAAATCTCTCGTACGCGGGCCAGGTGATCCGCTGCCCCTGA
- a CDS encoding GntR family transcriptional regulator — translation MLSAGLPPGAVPKLERPGPLRERVYEALLELITTRVLRPGQHLVESELAGHLGVSRQPVREALQRLNTEGWVDLRPAQGAFVHEPTEDEADQLLSVRTLLEAEAARLAAANSDAAGIAALGELCAKGEQAVADDDVDLAVATNTAFHAKVMELAGNVVLSELAGQVDRRVRWYYTPVARQRGTQSWIEHRSLIAAIASRDEQRATEIMRAHTEHTRRTYHQRAEE, via the coding sequence ATGTTGTCCGCAGGACTGCCGCCAGGGGCTGTGCCGAAGCTGGAACGGCCCGGTCCGCTGCGCGAGCGCGTGTACGAGGCGCTGCTCGAACTCATAACGACGCGTGTGCTCCGTCCCGGCCAGCACCTGGTCGAGAGCGAACTGGCCGGCCATCTCGGGGTGTCCAGGCAGCCGGTGCGGGAGGCGCTGCAGCGGCTGAACACCGAGGGCTGGGTCGATCTCCGGCCCGCCCAGGGTGCGTTCGTGCATGAGCCCACGGAGGACGAGGCGGATCAGCTGCTCTCGGTCCGCACCCTGCTGGAGGCCGAGGCCGCCCGCCTCGCCGCGGCCAACTCCGACGCCGCGGGCATCGCCGCCCTGGGGGAGCTCTGCGCCAAGGGCGAGCAGGCGGTCGCCGACGACGACGTGGATCTGGCGGTCGCCACGAACACGGCCTTCCATGCCAAGGTCATGGAGCTGGCGGGCAATGTCGTCCTCTCCGAGCTGGCCGGGCAGGTGGACCGCCGGGTCCGCTGGTACTACACCCCGGTGGCCCGCCAACGCGGCACCCAGTCCTGGATCGAGCACCGCTCGCTCATAGCGGCGATCGCCTCGCGCGACGAACAGCGGGCCACGGAGATCATGCGGGCGCACACGGAACACACGCGCAGGACGTACCACCAGCGCGCCGAGGAGTAG
- a CDS encoding ROK family transcriptional regulator, producing MTARPANAHQARLLRLLRDGGPNSRAQLGDQVDLSRSKLAVEVDRLLETGLVVADGLAASRGGRRSHNIRLAPQLRFLGVDIGATSVDVAVTNAELEVLGHLNHPMDVREGPVAVFEQVLAMAAKLRASGLAEGFDGAGIGVPGPVRFPEGVPVAPPIMPGWDGFPVREALSQELGCPVMVDNDVNLMAMGEQHAGVARSVGDFLCVKIGTGIGCGIVVGGEVHRGTTGSAGDIGHIQVEHEGRPCACGNRGCLEAHFSGAALARDAEDAARAGQSPELAGRLEAAGGLTAADVAAAAAAGDATSLDLIREGGNRVGQVIAGLVSFFNPGLVVIGGGVTGLGHTLLASVRTQVYRQSLPLATGNLPIVLGELGPAAGVIGAARLISDHLFSPA from the coding sequence ATGACGGCACGACCTGCGAATGCGCATCAGGCGCGACTGCTCCGGCTGTTGCGCGACGGCGGGCCCAACTCACGGGCACAGCTGGGGGATCAGGTCGATCTCTCCCGCTCCAAGCTCGCCGTCGAGGTCGACAGACTGCTGGAGACCGGACTTGTCGTGGCCGATGGACTCGCCGCATCCCGCGGAGGGCGTCGCTCGCACAACATCCGGCTCGCCCCGCAACTGCGCTTCCTCGGCGTCGACATCGGTGCCACATCCGTCGATGTGGCCGTCACCAACGCCGAGTTGGAGGTCCTGGGCCACCTCAACCACCCCATGGACGTACGCGAAGGGCCGGTCGCCGTCTTCGAGCAGGTGCTGGCCATGGCGGCCAAGCTCCGGGCCTCCGGCCTAGCCGAAGGCTTCGACGGCGCGGGCATCGGCGTACCCGGACCGGTCCGCTTCCCCGAAGGCGTGCCGGTCGCACCGCCGATCATGCCCGGCTGGGACGGCTTCCCGGTCCGCGAGGCGCTCAGCCAGGAACTGGGCTGCCCCGTCATGGTCGACAACGATGTGAACCTGATGGCGATGGGGGAGCAGCACGCGGGCGTCGCACGCTCCGTGGGCGACTTCCTCTGCGTCAAGATCGGTACGGGTATCGGCTGCGGCATCGTCGTCGGCGGCGAGGTCCATCGCGGTACGACGGGCAGCGCCGGAGACATCGGCCACATCCAGGTCGAACACGAAGGACGACCCTGCGCCTGCGGCAACCGGGGTTGTCTGGAAGCCCACTTCAGCGGTGCCGCGCTCGCCCGCGACGCCGAGGACGCGGCGCGTGCCGGGCAGTCGCCGGAGCTCGCGGGCCGACTGGAGGCGGCCGGCGGACTCACCGCCGCCGACGTGGCCGCCGCCGCGGCCGCCGGCGATGCCACCTCGCTCGACCTGATCCGCGAAGGCGGCAACCGGGTGGGCCAGGTCATCGCCGGACTCGTCAGCTTCTTCAATCCCGGACTGGTGGTGATCGGCGGCGGCGTGACCGGCCTCGGACACACACTCCTCGCCAGCGTCCGGACCCAGGTCTACCGGCAGTCGCTGCCGCTGGCCACCGGCAATCTCCCCATCGTGCTCGGCGAGTTGGGACCCGCCGCCGGAGTGATCGGCGCGGCCCGGCTCATCAGCGACCACCTGTTCTCACCGGCCTGA
- a CDS encoding sugar ABC transporter ATP-binding protein: MAPEPPLLTMSGITKSFPGVRALDGVDLEVQAGEVHCLLGQNGAGKSTLIKVLAGAHQPDGGEITWRGKRAALKSPIAAMRLGIATIYQELDLVEGLSVAENVFLGHEPTTARFIVRTREGRAAAAALLKRLGHPEIDPARAVGELSAAQQQIVSMARALSHDVRLIVMDEPSAALDPDEVDNLFRIVAALTADGVAVVYISHRLEEIRRIGDRVTVLKDGRAVAVGLPAKSTPTRDVVAMMTGRNVEHVFPPRITDRVGAAVEEPVLKVEGLTRKGEFAPVDLELRPGEIVGLAGLVGSGRSEILETLYGARRPSAGRVTVAGKQLRPGSVRAAVAAGIGLAPEERKAQALLMLETVTRNVSVSSMSRFSRAGWLDRGAERRAARTATRELSLRPDNPDTPVRTLSGGNQQKAVLARWLLRGCRVLLLDEPTRGVDVGARAELYAVIRRLADEGLAVLLVSSEVPEVLGLADRVLVLREGRVVHTADARELDEHRVLDLVMEGSPTS; the protein is encoded by the coding sequence ATGGCACCAGAACCGCCCTTGCTCACCATGTCCGGCATCACCAAGTCGTTCCCCGGAGTGCGCGCCCTCGACGGCGTAGACCTGGAGGTACAGGCCGGCGAAGTCCACTGTCTCCTCGGACAGAACGGCGCCGGCAAGTCCACCCTCATCAAGGTGCTCGCCGGGGCCCACCAGCCCGACGGCGGCGAGATCACCTGGCGCGGCAAACGGGCCGCGCTCAAGTCACCCATCGCCGCGATGCGGCTCGGCATCGCCACCATCTACCAGGAACTCGACTTGGTCGAGGGCCTGTCGGTCGCCGAGAACGTCTTCCTCGGCCATGAACCCACCACCGCCCGCTTCATCGTCCGCACCCGCGAGGGCCGTGCGGCGGCCGCCGCGCTGCTGAAGCGTCTCGGCCACCCCGAGATCGACCCGGCCCGGGCGGTCGGAGAACTGTCCGCCGCACAGCAGCAGATCGTCTCCATGGCGCGGGCACTCTCCCACGACGTACGGCTCATCGTGATGGACGAGCCGTCCGCCGCGCTCGACCCCGACGAGGTCGACAACCTCTTCCGTATCGTCGCCGCTCTCACCGCCGACGGGGTCGCCGTCGTCTACATCTCGCACCGCCTGGAGGAGATCCGCCGCATCGGCGACCGGGTGACCGTGCTCAAGGACGGTCGCGCCGTCGCCGTGGGGCTGCCCGCCAAGTCCACACCGACACGCGACGTCGTTGCCATGATGACCGGCCGCAACGTCGAACACGTCTTCCCGCCGCGCATCACGGACCGCGTGGGGGCGGCCGTCGAAGAACCGGTACTGAAGGTCGAAGGGCTGACCAGGAAGGGCGAATTCGCCCCGGTGGACCTGGAGCTCCGGCCCGGCGAGATCGTCGGTCTGGCCGGACTCGTCGGGTCGGGACGCTCCGAGATCCTGGAGACCCTCTACGGTGCCCGCAGGCCGAGCGCCGGACGCGTCACCGTGGCAGGGAAGCAGTTGCGGCCCGGCAGCGTCCGTGCCGCCGTCGCCGCCGGGATCGGGCTCGCCCCCGAGGAGCGCAAGGCGCAGGCCCTGCTGATGCTCGAAACCGTCACCCGTAACGTCTCCGTCTCCTCGATGTCCCGCTTCTCCCGGGCCGGCTGGCTCGACCGCGGAGCCGAACGCCGGGCCGCCCGCACCGCCACCCGCGAGCTCTCCCTGCGCCCCGACAACCCGGACACCCCGGTCCGCACACTGTCCGGCGGCAACCAGCAGAAGGCCGTCCTGGCCCGCTGGCTGCTGCGCGGCTGCCGGGTTCTGCTGCTCGACGAACCGACCCGCGGTGTCGACGTCGGCGCCCGCGCCGAGCTCTACGCCGTGATCCGCCGGCTGGCCGACGAAGGCCTCGCCGTCCTGCTCGTCTCCAGCGAGGTGCCCGAAGTGCTCGGCCTCGCCGACCGGGTGCTGGTGCTCCGCGAGGGCCGCGTCGTGCACACGGCGGACGCCCGGGAGCTCGACGAACACCGCGTACTCGACCTAGTGATGGAAGGGAGCCCGACGTCATGA
- a CDS encoding ABC transporter permease, with protein MTQPVSSAQQGGPDKGAVPAPAAGPRKQDGPSRTFGLRLDVRNLSLLGVLAALIVVGGFTEPDAFLDTGNLQLILTQSSVIGVVTVGMTFVITSGGIDLSVGAMVALASVWATTLATQEYGFAGILFTAVIVGLGAGLVNGVLIAYGRMVPFIATLAMLASARGLALQITDGKTQIVTVKSVLDLGLPNSYVLGIPPLVMMFAAVTVIGWLVLNRTTFGRRTVAVGGNAEAARLAGIDVRRQRLYLYLLSGLCCGIAAFMLIVLSGSGQNTNGNLYELDAIAAAIIGGTLLSGGRGTIVGSVLGVLVFTTITNIFALNNLQSDVQQIAKGAIIVAAVLVQRRASAHGET; from the coding sequence ATGACGCAGCCCGTCTCCTCGGCGCAGCAGGGCGGGCCGGACAAGGGGGCCGTCCCCGCCCCGGCCGCCGGACCCAGGAAGCAGGACGGACCTTCGCGCACCTTCGGCCTGCGCCTGGACGTGCGTAACCTCTCGCTGCTCGGCGTCCTCGCCGCACTGATCGTCGTCGGCGGATTCACCGAACCCGACGCGTTCCTGGACACCGGGAACCTTCAGCTGATCCTGACCCAGTCCTCCGTCATCGGAGTCGTCACCGTCGGGATGACCTTCGTCATCACCAGCGGGGGGATCGACCTGTCGGTCGGTGCGATGGTTGCGCTCGCCTCCGTCTGGGCGACCACACTCGCCACTCAGGAGTACGGCTTCGCGGGGATTCTGTTCACCGCCGTGATCGTCGGACTCGGCGCCGGGCTGGTGAACGGTGTGCTCATCGCCTACGGGCGGATGGTGCCGTTCATCGCGACGCTGGCCATGCTCGCCTCGGCCCGCGGGCTCGCCCTCCAGATCACGGACGGCAAGACCCAGATTGTCACCGTCAAGTCGGTCCTCGACCTGGGCCTGCCGAACTCGTACGTCCTCGGCATCCCGCCCCTGGTCATGATGTTCGCCGCGGTGACCGTCATCGGCTGGCTGGTGCTGAACCGCACGACCTTCGGGCGACGAACGGTCGCGGTCGGCGGCAACGCGGAAGCGGCCAGGCTGGCAGGCATCGACGTACGACGGCAGCGGCTCTACCTCTATCTGCTCTCCGGGCTGTGCTGCGGTATCGCGGCCTTCATGCTGATCGTCCTGTCCGGTTCGGGACAGAACACCAACGGCAATCTCTACGAGCTCGATGCCATCGCCGCCGCGATCATCGGCGGCACCCTGCTCAGCGGCGGACGCGGCACCATCGTCGGCTCCGTACTCGGCGTCCTCGTCTTCACCACCATCACCAACATCTTCGCGCTCAACAACCTGCAGAGCGACGTCCAGCAGATCGCCAAGGGCGCGATCATCGTCGCCGCCGTCCTGGTCCAGCGCCGCGCATCGGCGCACGGGGAGACCTGA